GCAGCAATAAATGGATCATTGATGGCGACCACTTCGATATCTGGCCTGGCGATGGCGATTCTCAAAACCAATCTACCAATTCTTCCGAATCCATTAATTCCGATCTTCATATTGTTATAATTATTTGTATTGTATTGTTGTAATGTAGAAAAATCTCAAGAACTGGGACATGTTTATATAGTAATTAAAGTGCGTCAACTGATCCTCAAACCAtaatttgcagccaacaCGTCGGGTGACGCGCACCAAATGATGGCCCCAAGGCTCGTGCGGGGCGGTCCGAATCTTTTGTGAGCCGCTGACAGTGTTCGCACCACCACGTGAACACTCTCCTATGAGTTATCCAATCAATACAAACACCTTCGGAAATGACTATTGAACTGACTCTGGCTTGCCTGAATTGGATTTCTGTCTGCGTTACTATATCTATACTTTTCCGGCTCCGTGTAAACTTAGTATTCTCTTAGTTTTGTCTCTAACGATCTCCTCACAATATGCGGTGAGTCGCTGCAATTTGAGGCCTGCAGCCGCAGTCCTAGCTTCGAGTTTTTCACCTTCGTACTTCTCAAACATGAATCCTCCCTCAAGATGCTGCTCCTCAATGAGATGATGGAGCTCATTCACATACTCAGGCTCTTTAGGGGGTTTTAATCCATGGAGTCTTGCGCCTTTTAGTGCCAACTCCTGACTCGACTCCTGTCTCATCGCATCACTAGTAGGAAGTTGTAACCGGCCACTGAAATACCTTGCCAAAACACTCGACTGTGCTTCAGCCATGGGGAACGGACTCACATCTTTGCCCAACCCCACAAATACCAAGGACGGATCTTCGACGTAGAAAATGTGTTTgtacaagttcttgatgtaGCGTGATTCGCACAAGgggatcttcaagaatggCACATCATAGAAGTAGCCAGTGCAGAAGATGATCTGGTCAATTTTTATGGttttgtcttcaaaagtaGCTGCATGGTGATTCACGTTGTATTCGTCGATTCTAGGAATAATTTCGAGGTATGGATGTCTgatcttgttcaaaattGACTCTTCATCGCATGAAACATACACTTTTTTAGCAGTGGAGCTCACTTGCACGGCAATGTCACACCCACTAGATGAGCCCCCGACCACCAACACCGTCTTGTCGGCATACTTCTTAGCACTGTTGTAGAATTTGGCGTGGATGACTGACTTGGGGTCCTTTTGTTGCCATTCCTCGAGTCCCTTGACGGATGGGTAAATGGGCTTTTCAAAATGGCCGTTTGCTACCACTATGGCATCATAATGTTTGGTTGACAAGTTTCCGGTCGTCACATTTTCACTGGTGACGGCCCAATCGTTAGTTTTTTCCACAGAAACaactttggtgttcaaaTGCAAATTGAAGGGACCGATGGTTTTGGCGTATTTCTGCAAATAGTCAATGACAGATGTTCTGAATAAAAACTTGCTACCTTCAGGGAATGGAAAATCGGTGAACTGCATGCACCGGGCTGGAAGGTTAGTTTCTAAGTTGTCGTAGATGGGGGAAAAGTTGTACACTTTGTTGGCCTCAAGGTCGTTAGTATCATTGTACTTTTCTTTGCTAGAAGAATAGTTCCAAATCCCACCGACAT
The window above is part of the Yamadazyma tenuis chromosome 4, complete sequence genome. Proteins encoded here:
- the FMO1_1 gene encoding monooxygenase (EggNog:ENOG503NWM1; COG:Q), whose product is MAFKRVCVIGAGPSGLASIRALNGEPFEFGIDVYDPRSNVGGIWNYSSSKEKYNDTNDLEANKVYNFSPIYDNLETNLPARCMQFTDFPFPEGSKFLFRTSVIDYLQKYAKTIGPFNLHLNTKVVSVEKTNDWAVTSENVTTGNLSTKHYDAIVVANGHFEKPIYPSVKGLEEWQQKDPKSVIHAKFYNSAKKYADKTVLVVGGSSSGCDIAVQVSSTAKKVYVSCDEESILNKIRHPYLEIIPRIDEYNVNHHAATFEDKTIKIDQIIFCTGYFYDVPFLKIPLCESRYIKNLYKHIFYVEDPSLVFVGLGKDVSPFPMAEAQSSVLARYFSGRLQLPTSDAMRQESSQELALKGARLHGLKPPKEPEYVNELHHLIEEQHLEGGFMFEKYEGEKLEARTAAAGLKLQRLTAYCEEIVRDKTKRILSLHGAGKV